A portion of the Nitrospira defluvii genome contains these proteins:
- a CDS encoding TldD/PmbA family protein: MTGPSWDELAELALSRVRAAGVEYADIRLLDSTTRTIVGEDRRIAHIRESTDRGFGIRVLHRGAWGFAASSILSLEEVPRVADLAVEIAKGSASLAISKVHLAPEPVHRDRIVTPCRLDPFAVPLEEQTALLLNTMDIIQRQPGVVRSHAGMWAQRDRKLFVSTEGSHLEFDLLAMQGDCTATAVHEGRFASRSFNTPHLRMGYELVRDADFAREAERIAAQAVEKVRAPVIEPGRYDLVLDPEHLSLTMHESCGHPSELDRALGYEANYAGTSFLTPDKRGTYRYGSSDVNLVADNTEAGTLAATGYDDDGVSCQKWDIVREGIFVGYCTNREVAPKIKEERSRGSNRADSWGSVPMVRIANIGLEPGTATLDGLLADVKRGIYIEGHGSYSIDQRRYNFQFGGDAFWLIENGRRTGMVRDVIYHGITPEFWGRCDGVADRSHRRRYGFITCGKGQPGQSGWMTHAASHARFRRVDVISGETKANP; this comes from the coding sequence ATGACGGGACCCTCGTGGGACGAATTGGCGGAGCTGGCGCTCTCGCGTGTTCGTGCGGCCGGGGTAGAGTATGCCGATATTCGACTGCTCGATTCGACCACGCGGACGATCGTTGGTGAAGACCGGCGCATCGCGCATATCCGCGAGTCGACCGATCGCGGGTTCGGCATTCGCGTGCTCCATCGGGGCGCCTGGGGATTTGCCGCCAGTTCCATCCTGTCCCTCGAGGAGGTGCCCCGGGTCGCCGACCTTGCGGTGGAAATTGCGAAGGGATCGGCCTCTCTTGCGATTTCGAAAGTGCACCTCGCGCCCGAGCCGGTGCATCGAGACCGGATTGTCACACCCTGCCGCCTGGATCCCTTTGCCGTTCCGCTCGAAGAACAAACGGCGCTGCTGCTGAACACCATGGACATCATTCAGCGGCAGCCTGGTGTCGTCAGGAGCCATGCCGGCATGTGGGCGCAGCGTGACCGAAAACTGTTTGTATCCACCGAGGGTTCCCATCTGGAGTTCGACCTGTTGGCGATGCAAGGCGACTGCACGGCTACGGCGGTGCATGAAGGACGGTTCGCCAGTCGCTCCTTCAACACGCCCCATCTCCGCATGGGGTATGAGCTGGTGCGGGATGCCGACTTTGCTCGTGAAGCGGAACGAATTGCGGCACAAGCGGTGGAAAAGGTGCGAGCGCCGGTGATCGAACCGGGCCGCTACGATCTGGTCCTGGATCCTGAACATCTCTCGTTGACGATGCACGAGTCGTGCGGCCATCCAAGTGAATTGGATCGTGCGCTTGGGTATGAGGCGAACTACGCCGGCACCAGTTTTCTCACACCCGACAAGCGTGGCACCTACCGGTATGGCTCCTCCGATGTAAATCTGGTTGCCGACAACACCGAAGCCGGTACGCTGGCGGCGACGGGATACGACGACGACGGTGTGAGTTGCCAGAAATGGGATATCGTGCGGGAGGGTATTTTTGTCGGATACTGCACGAATCGCGAAGTGGCGCCGAAGATCAAAGAGGAGCGGTCACGCGGGTCGAACCGGGCCGATAGCTGGGGCAGCGTGCCGATGGTGCGTATTGCGAACATCGGGCTTGAGCCGGGAACCGCCACGCTCGACGGGCTCTTGGCCGACGTGAAACGGGGCATCTACATCGAAGGCCACGGGTCGTATAGTATCGACCAGCGGCGGTACAATTTTCAGTTCGGCGGGGACGCCTTCTGGTTGATTGAAAACGGCCGGCGAACGGGTATGGTACGCGACGTGATCTATCACGGGATCACGCCGGAGTTTTGGGGACGGTGCGACGGTGTCGCCGACCGGAGTCATCGTCGGCGGTATGGATTTATCACCTGCGGAAAGGGCCAACCGGGGCAATCGGGCTGGATGACCCACGCCGCGTCCCATGCCCGGTTCCGCCGCGTGGATGTCATCAGCGGAGAGACGAAGGCGAACCCATGA
- a CDS encoding TldD/PmbA family protein, producing the protein MTSSITASWPKLTSRQEFEFLADLVMGHSTGDETFLSLRDSHGGTTRFANNQVIQNVNQRRGSLSITVAFGHRHGTASTTDFTAGAVRETLKQAESIARLSPDDPEYLPPVGPQTYLSLPTSRPETSAAGPARRLDYAREAIGQCKMENLNAAGTVSSGVATIGLAAGTGLRAYEERTEARFSLTVQAGDATGWSAAAHRSIDRLHIQERTLAAIIKAKRGADEPQELPPGRYTVILEPAAVAGLLSWMIWMLDAKSFYKGTSPFSGKLGSRIIDRRLSLLNQPAHTDLLGHGFTHEGLPVIESGWIESGVLTQLLHDRYTAREHQIDPLATLESPHFSGERPIGTRVDDLIRTTQRGILVTNFWYIRPVNPSDLTLTGMTRDGTFLIENGEITSAIRNFRFHESPLRAFNQVDAYTTPAEAVTSETGKALVPAMRIHDFNFSSVTRF; encoded by the coding sequence ATGACCTCCTCGATCACCGCGTCATGGCCGAAATTGACGAGTCGTCAGGAGTTTGAATTCCTGGCCGATCTGGTGATGGGCCACTCCACCGGGGACGAGACGTTTCTGTCGTTGCGGGATTCCCATGGCGGCACGACTCGTTTCGCCAACAACCAGGTCATTCAGAACGTGAATCAGCGGCGTGGCAGCCTGTCGATCACGGTGGCCTTCGGGCACCGGCACGGGACGGCCAGCACGACGGACTTCACTGCCGGGGCGGTACGAGAAACGCTGAAGCAGGCGGAATCGATTGCCCGTCTGTCGCCGGACGACCCGGAATATCTTCCGCCGGTTGGCCCACAGACCTATTTGTCGCTCCCGACCTCCCGTCCGGAAACGAGTGCCGCAGGACCGGCACGTCGCCTCGATTACGCGCGTGAGGCTATCGGCCAGTGCAAGATGGAAAATCTGAACGCGGCCGGCACGGTGTCGTCCGGCGTCGCGACGATCGGGTTGGCCGCCGGGACGGGATTGCGAGCCTATGAGGAGCGCACGGAGGCGCGGTTCAGCCTGACTGTGCAGGCCGGCGACGCCACGGGCTGGTCGGCGGCAGCCCATCGATCCATCGATCGGTTGCATATTCAGGAGCGCACCCTGGCCGCTATTATCAAAGCCAAGCGCGGAGCAGACGAGCCACAGGAATTACCGCCGGGCCGCTACACGGTCATCCTGGAGCCGGCTGCCGTGGCGGGTCTGCTCAGTTGGATGATCTGGATGTTGGATGCCAAGTCGTTTTACAAAGGCACCAGTCCGTTCAGCGGGAAGTTGGGCTCGCGCATCATCGATCGACGCCTGTCCCTGTTGAATCAACCGGCCCATACCGACCTGCTCGGACACGGTTTTACCCATGAGGGGCTGCCGGTCATCGAATCAGGCTGGATTGAGTCGGGAGTACTGACGCAACTCCTGCACGACCGGTACACGGCGCGGGAACATCAGATCGACCCCCTCGCCACGTTGGAGTCGCCCCATTTCTCAGGTGAGCGTCCCATCGGCACGCGGGTGGACGACCTCATCCGTACCACCCAGCGTGGGATCCTGGTGACAAATTTCTGGTACATCCGTCCGGTCAATCCGTCCGATCTGACGCTGACCGGGATGACCAGAGACGGCACGTTTCTCATTGAAAACGGTGAGATTACCTCGGCCATCCGGAATTTCCGGTTTCATGAGAGTCCGTTGCGCGCGTTTAACCAAGTGGACGCCTACACGACCCCCGCCGAGGCTGTGACCTCGGAGACCGGAAAGGCGCTGGTTCCTGCCATGCGGATTCACGACTTCAACTTCTCCAGCGTCACGCGCTTCTAG
- a CDS encoding class I SAM-dependent methyltransferase: MNTEYVFHTSEEPRELMRLHMLERIFDAGTQRRLLSTGLTSGWHCLEVGAGAGSIVRWLEQRVGPSGKVVALDTNPRFLRGSGSSTIEILQGDICDADLPLATFDLVHARYVMIHIVEYQRAFERMLRCVKPGGWVVLEEPDFQAARAVAGSEEGRASFARVSDAIERMFTSLGMDHALGVKLPALFRRHDLTQLTVEHEGHLSAGGGMVAQMMKLSAEQLRDKYIATGMVTEADLEEYGRLADDPDSWAIYYATGAVTGWWQPQCGGRV, encoded by the coding sequence GTGAACACAGAGTATGTATTTCATACGAGCGAGGAGCCGCGCGAACTCATGCGGTTGCACATGCTCGAGCGGATCTTTGATGCGGGCACCCAGCGGCGCCTGCTGTCCACGGGTTTGACGAGCGGGTGGCATTGCCTGGAAGTGGGGGCCGGGGCCGGCTCCATCGTCCGGTGGCTGGAGCAGCGCGTCGGGCCGTCGGGTAAAGTAGTCGCGCTCGACACCAACCCGCGATTCCTGCGGGGCAGCGGCAGCTCGACCATTGAAATCCTTCAAGGCGACATTTGCGACGCGGATCTTCCCCTCGCTACCTTTGACCTGGTCCACGCGCGCTACGTGATGATTCACATTGTGGAGTATCAGCGCGCGTTCGAGCGGATGTTGCGTTGCGTAAAGCCGGGTGGATGGGTCGTGCTTGAGGAGCCTGATTTTCAAGCGGCTCGCGCAGTGGCCGGCTCGGAGGAAGGGCGGGCCTCGTTCGCTCGCGTGTCCGATGCGATCGAGCGGATGTTCACTTCGCTCGGAATGGATCACGCGTTGGGGGTGAAGTTGCCCGCGCTGTTTCGGCGCCACGATTTGACGCAATTGACGGTGGAACATGAGGGACATCTGTCCGCCGGCGGAGGAATGGTGGCACAGATGATGAAGTTGTCCGCCGAGCAATTGCGCGACAAATACATCGCGACCGGCATGGTGACGGAGGCCGATCTTGAAGAGTATGGACGGCTCGCGGACGATCCCGACTCCTGGGCGATCTACTATGCGACGGGGGCGGTGACGGGCTGGTGGCAGCCGCAATGCGGCGGGCGGGTGTAA
- a CDS encoding LEA type 2 family protein has protein sequence MMREMRRLTLLSGLLALFLLAGCATWLMKGEPPEVLVTNVTPLEASAFEQRLQVDLRIRNPNDFDLAVTGIDFRLDLNGNRLVRGLGNKELVVPRLSDAVTSVETSTSTLQVVRQLLSFSGDQSLTYHVTGVLHTKGGRLPFDNSGVLLDKDTVTGSPSAQ, from the coding sequence ATGATGCGCGAGATGAGGCGATTGACGCTGCTGAGCGGCTTACTGGCCCTGTTTCTGCTTGCCGGGTGCGCGACCTGGCTGATGAAGGGTGAACCTCCCGAGGTGCTGGTGACGAATGTCACGCCGCTGGAGGCCAGCGCCTTCGAGCAGCGACTTCAGGTCGATCTTCGAATCCGGAATCCCAACGACTTCGACCTCGCTGTGACCGGGATCGACTTTCGTCTGGATCTAAACGGCAATCGGCTTGTACGAGGACTGGGCAACAAAGAATTGGTCGTGCCGCGTTTAAGCGACGCCGTGACCTCCGTCGAAACCAGTACGTCCACTCTACAGGTCGTGAGGCAGCTCCTGTCCTTTTCCGGCGATCAGTCGCTCACCTACCATGTCACGGGCGTGCTACACACGAAAGGCGGCCGCCTCCCCTTCGACAACTCCGGGGTGCTGCTGGACAAGGACACGGTGACCGGCTCTCCTTCTGCCCAGTAA
- the msrA gene encoding peptide-methionine (S)-S-oxide reductase MsrA produces the protein MNPIARTKLCVVLMLPVVLAGALVSIGHAADQSGGKAYFAGGCFWCMEEVFEKVPGVLSVTSGYMGGRVERPTYEQVSAGGTGHAESVEVVYDPTKVSYQVLLDAFWHNVDPVTPNAQFCDHGSQYRAVIFYQGEEQQRLAEESKRAIEQSPRLSQPVVTELTKASQFYPAEDYHQDFYKKNPVRYKFYKFNCGRAQRLEEVWGAP, from the coding sequence ATGAATCCCATCGCACGCACGAAGCTCTGTGTCGTACTCATGTTGCCAGTGGTGCTGGCAGGGGCTCTCGTCTCCATCGGTCACGCAGCGGATCAGTCCGGCGGTAAGGCGTACTTTGCCGGCGGCTGTTTCTGGTGCATGGAGGAAGTGTTTGAGAAAGTGCCTGGCGTCCTCTCCGTCACCAGCGGCTATATGGGCGGGCGGGTGGAGCGCCCGACTTATGAGCAGGTATCGGCGGGGGGAACCGGCCATGCCGAGTCGGTGGAAGTGGTGTATGACCCGACCAAGGTCTCCTACCAGGTTTTGCTGGATGCCTTCTGGCACAATGTGGACCCGGTCACGCCCAACGCGCAGTTCTGCGACCATGGGAGCCAGTACCGGGCGGTGATTTTCTACCAAGGGGAAGAACAGCAGCGCTTGGCCGAGGAGTCGAAGCGCGCGATCGAACAATCTCCGCGACTGTCCCAGCCGGTCGTGACGGAACTGACGAAGGCGTCGCAGTTTTATCCGGCGGAAGACTACCATCAGGATTTCTATAAGAAAAATCCGGTCCGGTACAAGTTTTACAAGTTCAATTGCGGGCGCGCACAGCGTCTCGAGGAAGTGTGGGGTGCCCCATGA
- a CDS encoding CoA-binding protein — MMGDVPSQDTLRRLLVDCERIAVVGLSSNPARPSYRVAAYMQQQEKVVIPVNPRETVVLGQPAYPSLSAVPGVLDLVTVFRRSEEAGAIVDEAIRIKAKGVWLQEGVIDEAAALRARQAGLEVVMDCCWLKEHGRCLGEDGCDPRPVRS; from the coding sequence ATGATGGGCGACGTGCCGTCGCAGGATACGCTCAGGCGCCTGCTTGTGGATTGTGAAAGAATTGCCGTGGTGGGGTTGTCGTCGAATCCGGCCCGGCCGTCTTATCGCGTGGCTGCCTACATGCAGCAACAGGAAAAGGTCGTGATTCCCGTCAACCCCCGTGAGACGGTGGTGTTGGGGCAACCGGCCTATCCGTCATTGTCCGCAGTACCCGGCGTGTTGGATCTGGTGACGGTCTTTCGCCGATCCGAGGAGGCCGGCGCGATCGTCGACGAGGCGATTCGTATCAAGGCCAAGGGAGTCTGGCTCCAAGAAGGCGTGATCGACGAGGCTGCGGCGCTGCGCGCCCGTCAGGCCGGGTTGGAGGTCGTGATGGATTGCTGCTGGCTGAAGGAGCATGGCCGGTGTCTTGGCGAGGACGGCTGCGATCCCAGGCCGGTGCGATCATGA
- a CDS encoding lytic transglycosylase domain-containing protein, which yields MQQPDWNQLWSRVARALVPLAVAGCLIAALPPASRLAFDPGMKDDQGRPASETIASLVARYAEQYALDPALLQAIIKVESNFNSDAVSSKGAIGLMQLMPLTAAAFHVLDPFDPNDNIRAGAALLRGLLDRFGGDLSLALAAYHAGEARVRHTVGVPTLPATQIYVDRVMGYYERFRTGSGPPVLRSVLGRRSVRARANESHSAE from the coding sequence ATGCAACAGCCGGATTGGAATCAGCTCTGGAGCCGAGTCGCTCGCGCACTCGTTCCCCTCGCCGTGGCCGGCTGCCTGATCGCCGCGCTGCCTCCGGCCAGCAGGCTCGCCTTCGATCCTGGGATGAAGGATGACCAGGGACGACCAGCTTCCGAAACGATCGCCTCCCTGGTGGCCAGGTATGCCGAACAATACGCATTGGATCCGGCGCTGCTGCAGGCGATCATCAAAGTCGAATCGAATTTCAACTCCGACGCCGTCTCGTCAAAAGGCGCGATCGGACTGATGCAGCTCATGCCGTTGACCGCTGCGGCGTTTCACGTTCTGGACCCGTTTGACCCCAACGACAATATCCGCGCCGGTGCAGCGTTGCTCCGGGGACTACTCGACCGATTCGGTGGGGATCTTTCGTTGGCATTGGCGGCCTACCATGCCGGTGAGGCGCGTGTCCGGCACACTGTCGGCGTCCCGACCCTCCCGGCGACGCAGATCTATGTCGACCGAGTAATGGGCTACTACGAGCGGTTCCGGACCGGCAGCGGGCCGCCGGTTCTCCGCTCCGTCCTTGGTCGCCGGTCGGTCCGGGCCAGGGCGAACGAGTCCCATTCGGCCGAATGA
- a CDS encoding pyridoxal phosphate-dependent aminotransferase: MKKSDRTARLAQSDIRAMTLACAKVNGINMSQGVCDTPVPPVVVQAAQQAMAQGHNTYARFDGIAGLREAIADKLASYNHITADPETQITVSAGATGSFQATCMALLNPGDEVILFEPFYAYHVQAILAVEAVPRYVTMRPPDWNLDVKSLEQAVTSKAKAIVVNSPGNPSGKVFTRRELEQIAEIVCRHDLLVITDEIYEYFVFDGREHISMASLPGMADRTITIGGYSKTFSITGWRIGYSVAEASWAKAIGAMSDVLYVCAPTPLQHGVAAGIRALGPSFYRELAVEHQQKRNRFCGALAKAGLPPAVPQGAYYVLADVSRVPGKTSRERALYLLDKTGVAGVPGEAFFEGPEGSRYMRFCMAKTDSDLEKASRAIERFAS, translated from the coding sequence ATGAAGAAAAGTGATCGGACAGCCCGGTTGGCCCAGTCGGATATCCGCGCGATGACCCTGGCCTGCGCGAAGGTCAACGGTATCAATATGTCTCAGGGAGTCTGTGATACACCCGTGCCTCCGGTGGTGGTGCAGGCTGCGCAGCAGGCGATGGCCCAGGGACACAATACCTATGCCCGCTTTGACGGTATTGCGGGGTTGCGTGAGGCGATCGCCGACAAATTGGCCTCATACAATCACATCACCGCCGATCCTGAAACCCAGATCACGGTGAGTGCGGGTGCGACGGGGTCGTTTCAAGCCACCTGCATGGCGTTGCTCAACCCCGGGGATGAGGTGATTCTGTTCGAGCCGTTCTATGCCTACCATGTGCAGGCGATCCTTGCCGTGGAGGCGGTGCCTCGCTATGTCACGATGCGGCCCCCGGATTGGAACCTGGACGTGAAGAGTCTTGAACAGGCCGTGACGTCCAAGGCCAAGGCCATCGTCGTCAACAGCCCCGGGAATCCGTCCGGTAAGGTCTTCACGCGTCGGGAGTTAGAGCAGATCGCCGAGATCGTCTGTCGGCACGATCTACTGGTGATCACGGACGAGATTTACGAGTACTTCGTGTTCGACGGTCGGGAGCACATCAGTATGGCCTCGTTGCCCGGCATGGCCGACCGCACGATTACGATCGGAGGCTACTCCAAGACCTTCAGCATCACCGGGTGGCGCATTGGGTACAGTGTGGCGGAAGCCTCCTGGGCGAAAGCTATCGGTGCGATGAGCGATGTCTTGTACGTCTGTGCGCCGACACCCCTGCAGCATGGTGTGGCCGCCGGAATTCGTGCCCTTGGCCCGTCTTTTTACCGCGAGCTTGCTGTCGAACATCAACAGAAGCGGAACCGCTTCTGCGGCGCCTTGGCGAAAGCGGGGCTTCCACCCGCCGTGCCGCAAGGGGCCTACTACGTACTGGCAGATGTGTCTCGCGTGCCGGGGAAGACCAGTCGCGAACGTGCACTGTATCTCTTGGATAAGACCGGAGTGGCGGGCGTGCCGGGAGAGGCCTTTTTTGAAGGGCCGGAAGGCAGTCGTTATATGCGGTTTTGTATGGCGAAGACCGACAGTGATCTGGAGAAAGCCAGCCGGGCGATCGAGCGGTTTGCAAGCTAA
- a CDS encoding glycosyltransferase family 2 protein: MWIDTLISLSEWLFLLYFLGLTAGYLMLDVIAIVHLRQYLQERVLESLPRSYTGFEPQISILVPAYNEAATIAGSIRSLLQLSYSEYEIVVINDGSKDATIDVLRQEFELFPFPEAYNTQLSTAEIRAIYHSALHANLRVIDKENGGKADSLNAGINLSLYPLFCCIDADSILQPDSLRRAVQPFLDDHRTVASGGTVRIANGCRVENGFLTKIGLPTNLLALFQIVEYLRAFLFGRLGWSPMNAMLIISGAFGIFRKEAVVTVGGYRSDTIGEDMELVVRLHRHFRLSEKPYRITFVPDSVCWTEAPEDLRTLKNQRVRWQRGLCESLTNNLDLMFHPKGGTIGWLAFPFMAVFEWIGPAIEVFGYCFLILSFVLGFVSVQTWLILLIAAIGLGVLLSVSALLLEEMSFHVYPAQRDVMKLLLAAVVENFGFRQLNSVWKLIGLYRWVSGKKATWGAMTRTASWQAR; encoded by the coding sequence ATGTGGATAGACACTCTCATTTCACTATCCGAATGGCTGTTCCTGCTCTACTTTCTCGGCTTGACCGCCGGATACTTGATGCTGGACGTCATCGCCATCGTGCACTTGCGGCAATATCTGCAGGAGCGGGTGCTGGAAAGCCTGCCGCGCAGCTACACGGGTTTCGAGCCGCAGATCAGCATTCTTGTTCCGGCATACAATGAAGCCGCCACGATCGCGGGCTCTATTCGGTCGCTCCTCCAACTCAGCTATTCCGAATATGAAATCGTCGTGATCAACGACGGATCGAAGGACGCCACGATCGACGTGCTCCGCCAGGAGTTCGAGCTTTTTCCGTTCCCGGAGGCCTACAACACCCAGCTGTCGACTGCGGAGATTCGGGCGATCTACCATTCTGCGTTGCATGCCAACCTGCGCGTCATCGACAAGGAGAACGGGGGCAAAGCCGATTCCCTGAACGCCGGCATCAACCTGTCGCTCTATCCCCTGTTCTGCTGCATCGATGCGGACTCGATCCTTCAGCCGGACAGCCTACGGCGGGCGGTGCAACCGTTCCTGGACGACCACCGCACGGTCGCGAGCGGCGGCACCGTCCGCATTGCCAATGGCTGTCGCGTCGAGAATGGGTTTCTGACGAAGATCGGCCTCCCCACGAATCTGCTGGCGCTCTTCCAAATCGTCGAATACCTCCGCGCGTTTCTGTTCGGACGCCTGGGCTGGTCGCCGATGAACGCGATGCTCATCATCTCAGGCGCGTTCGGGATTTTTCGCAAGGAAGCCGTTGTCACCGTGGGCGGGTATCGATCGGACACGATCGGTGAGGATATGGAGTTGGTCGTCCGGCTGCACCGCCATTTTCGGCTGAGCGAGAAGCCCTACCGGATTACCTTCGTTCCCGACTCGGTCTGCTGGACCGAAGCACCGGAGGACCTACGCACGCTGAAGAATCAACGCGTCCGGTGGCAGCGTGGACTCTGTGAAAGCCTGACCAACAACCTGGATCTCATGTTTCATCCCAAGGGCGGCACGATCGGCTGGCTGGCCTTTCCATTTATGGCCGTCTTTGAATGGATTGGGCCGGCGATCGAAGTGTTCGGCTACTGCTTCCTGATCCTCAGCTTTGTGTTGGGATTTGTGTCCGTGCAGACCTGGTTGATCCTGCTCATCGCGGCCATTGGCCTCGGCGTGCTGCTCTCGGTGAGCGCCTTACTGTTGGAAGAAATGTCGTTCCACGTCTACCCGGCCCAGCGCGATGTCATGAAACTGCTGCTCGCCGCCGTCGTGGAAAACTTTGGCTTTCGCCAATTGAACTCGGTGTGGAAATTGATCGGCCTGTATCGTTGGGTAAGCGGGAAGAAGGCCACGTGGGGTGCCATGACCAGAACCGCATCCTGGCAAGCGCGATAG
- a CDS encoding tetratricopeptide repeat protein, which produces MAPDSSPSRILQQARALEEEQRYEEAIVAYRQYLLAKPDHDDARATIAKLLSWQGQRDEAIALYRDILTRQPLDHDTRVGLARVLSWNKQFADARDEYDRVLHDDPTHAEALAGLGDLLLWSGHREQAIPYYERAVAATGDEEIAARLRVVKAEVESVPAVPDPSPVYRNNLEPADGNQALERGHRLETMRQHEDALAVYREGLRQSPENDELRAAVARLLSWQGVHAEAVELYRDVLVRHPEDQDIRVALAQVLSWQKQFEEAGRLYREVLQAEPRQIEARRGLAEVAHWRGDRSEALARYEALLAETHDPDIEERLSAIRSEGSVASAPAAELSATGSATEEQGARAVAGAMEQAIRFEVAKQYHEAEDVYREALRQHPDNDEIRSALARVLSWQGSHQEATTLYRDVLVRHPEDQDIRVALAQVLSWQKQFEEAGRLYREVLQAEPRQIEARRGLAEVAHWRGDRSEALARYEALLAETHDPAIEQRIAAVKSELLVSPRAAVGQGLTGLRLPYRDYAKIGYGHYSYTKNQPDERDLLFEIAKPLGNQTLVVRAEPINRFGFHDTPISAELYSPLWQRAWGYVAAQGTVNPHFSPNYSVMGEVAQGLGGLHASLAPFELSFGYRRLNYKQDDIDLLMPGLTVFLPFNLWLTEKLYLIPNTGAVTLASQLTWRPTERVQIFASGSFGTSGERIVAAQDFTRVGSRTIQGGVTFPINERFSVETSGYYEDRGFLYVRRGGNFSLIYHW; this is translated from the coding sequence ATGGCGCCGGACTCGTCTCCGAGCCGGATTCTGCAGCAAGCCAGAGCCTTGGAGGAGGAGCAGCGGTATGAGGAGGCCATCGTGGCTTACCGGCAATACCTCTTGGCCAAACCGGACCATGATGACGCGCGCGCGACGATTGCGAAACTCCTGTCCTGGCAGGGACAGAGGGATGAGGCCATCGCCCTCTATCGCGACATTCTGACTCGCCAGCCGCTCGACCATGACACTCGTGTCGGCCTTGCCCGGGTCTTGTCCTGGAACAAACAGTTCGCCGACGCGCGAGACGAATATGATCGGGTCCTTCACGACGACCCGACCCATGCCGAAGCCCTGGCGGGCCTGGGAGACCTGCTGTTGTGGAGCGGCCATCGTGAACAGGCGATTCCATACTATGAACGGGCGGTAGCGGCCACCGGCGACGAAGAGATTGCGGCACGGCTGCGCGTCGTGAAAGCCGAGGTCGAATCCGTTCCCGCTGTCCCAGATCCGTCGCCTGTTTACAGAAATAATTTGGAGCCGGCGGATGGAAATCAGGCGTTGGAGCGAGGGCATCGTCTGGAAACGATGCGCCAGCACGAAGATGCCCTGGCCGTGTATCGCGAGGGATTGCGGCAGTCTCCAGAGAATGATGAGTTGCGTGCCGCTGTGGCCCGGCTTCTTTCCTGGCAGGGGGTCCATGCCGAAGCCGTCGAGTTATACCGGGATGTGTTGGTTCGTCATCCGGAGGATCAGGACATTCGGGTGGCGCTGGCGCAGGTGTTGTCGTGGCAGAAACAGTTCGAGGAGGCGGGACGTTTGTACCGGGAGGTCTTACAAGCCGAGCCGAGACAGATCGAGGCGCGCCGCGGCCTGGCCGAGGTCGCGCATTGGCGGGGCGACCGTTCAGAGGCCCTGGCACGCTATGAGGCGCTTCTTGCCGAGACCCACGACCCCGACATCGAGGAACGGCTGAGCGCCATTCGGTCGGAAGGATCGGTCGCATCAGCCCCTGCAGCCGAGTTGTCCGCCACAGGCTCGGCAACTGAGGAGCAAGGGGCACGAGCCGTGGCTGGTGCCATGGAACAAGCCATCAGATTCGAGGTGGCCAAACAGTATCACGAAGCGGAGGACGTCTACCGAGAGGCGTTGCGGCAACATCCCGACAATGACGAGATCCGGAGTGCGTTGGCGCGCGTCTTGTCCTGGCAAGGCTCTCACCAGGAGGCCACGACGCTGTATCGGGATGTGTTGGTTCGTCATCCGGAGGATCAGGACATTCGGGTGGCGCTGGCGCAGGTGTTGTCGTGGCAGAAACAGTTCGAGGAGGCGGGACGTTTGTACCGGGAGGTCTTGCAAGCCGAGCCGAGACAGATCGAGGCGCGCCGCGGCCTGGCCGAGGTCGCGCATTGGCGGGGCGACCGTTCAGAGGCCCTGGCACGCTATGAGGCGCTTCTTGCCGAGACCCACGACCCGGCGATTGAGCAGCGGATTGCTGCGGTGAAATCCGAGTTGCTAGTTTCGCCGCGGGCTGCGGTGGGGCAAGGGCTGACCGGACTGCGGCTTCCCTATCGTGACTATGCCAAGATCGGCTACGGCCATTATTCCTATACGAAGAATCAACCGGATGAGCGTGATCTGCTGTTTGAAATCGCCAAGCCGTTGGGCAATCAAACGCTGGTGGTACGGGCCGAGCCGATCAATCGGTTCGGGTTCCACGACACGCCGATTTCGGCGGAACTCTATAGTCCCCTGTGGCAGCGAGCCTGGGGGTATGTGGCGGCGCAGGGTACGGTGAATCCGCATTTCTCCCCCAACTACTCCGTGATGGGAGAGGTGGCGCAAGGACTGGGTGGGTTGCATGCCTCGCTCGCCCCCTTTGAACTCTCCTTCGGCTACCGGCGACTCAATTACAAGCAGGACGACATCGATCTGCTGATGCCGGGGCTGACGGTCTTTCTGCCCTTCAATCTTTGGCTGACCGAGAAACTCTACCTGATTCCAAACACGGGGGCGGTCACGCTTGCTTCCCAGCTCACCTGGCGGCCTACGGAACGTGTGCAGATCTTTGCCTCCGGCTCCTTTGGCACGTCCGGCGAACGGATCGTGGCTGCACAGGACTTTACCCGCGTAGGGAGTCGCACTATTCAGGGCGGCGTCACGTTTCCGATCAACGAACGATTCTCGGTTGAGACGTCCGGATATTACGAAGACCGCGGATTCCTTTATGTCCGGCGGGGCGGGAACTTCAGCCTCATCTATCATTGGTGA